In the Gallaecimonas pentaromativorans genome, one interval contains:
- a CDS encoding ExeA family protein gives MYESFFGLTENPFSIAPNPHFLYMSERHREALAHLKFGLRDTGGFVLLTGEVGTGKTTVSRRLLKELPELTDLAFVLNPMLTESELLATLCDELKIPYPEQPSLKQLTDVIQAFLLQNHQQGRQTVLLVDEAQHLKVSVLEQLRLLTNLETDTQKLLKIILIGQPELNQLLRRQELRQLSQRITARYHLLPLSRKDCAQYVLHRLRIAGRERPLFTRAAVSRLHKHSGGIPRLMNLLCDRAMMGAYGAQQDKVDARMMDEAAREIIGQELRPAKSPMPWWPWALLALAGAGAMAAYPWMQQGQHSGPAPSAPVAAPATKASADVAAVADIVPAARDRISLAAFDALFAAWGMQAPDGEPCTQAQRLGFRCLRQEGPWRELVALGRPAVLELLDDSGERFFAALTKAGKDYQLVLSNKTVSVTSHWLDLHYRGNAILLWRPPPQFDNALVPGNQGDLVAWLDGALSQVLHDQPQNTQRYDDAMQNRVRSFQRQSGLKADGLAGENTLVRLNRALGAPGPVL, from the coding sequence ATGTACGAATCTTTCTTTGGGCTGACGGAAAACCCGTTCTCCATCGCGCCGAACCCACACTTCCTTTATATGAGCGAGCGCCACCGCGAGGCCCTGGCGCATTTGAAGTTTGGCCTGCGCGATACCGGCGGCTTTGTGCTGCTGACCGGGGAAGTGGGCACCGGCAAAACCACGGTGTCGCGCCGCCTGCTCAAAGAGCTGCCCGAACTGACTGATCTTGCCTTCGTGCTCAACCCCATGCTCACCGAAAGCGAGCTGCTGGCCACCTTGTGCGACGAGCTCAAGATCCCCTATCCCGAGCAGCCGAGCCTCAAGCAGTTGACCGACGTGATTCAGGCATTCTTGCTGCAAAACCACCAGCAAGGTCGGCAAACGGTGCTGCTGGTGGACGAAGCCCAGCACCTCAAGGTGTCGGTACTCGAACAGCTCAGGCTCTTGACCAACCTTGAAACCGATACCCAAAAGCTTCTGAAAATCATCCTTATCGGCCAGCCCGAGCTTAATCAGCTACTGCGCCGCCAGGAGCTTCGCCAGCTCTCGCAGCGCATTACCGCCCGCTACCACCTGCTGCCGCTAAGCCGCAAGGACTGCGCCCAGTATGTGCTGCACCGCCTGCGCATTGCCGGGCGTGAGCGTCCGCTTTTTACCCGCGCCGCTGTCAGCCGCCTGCACAAACACAGCGGCGGCATTCCGCGGCTGATGAACCTGCTGTGCGACAGGGCCATGATGGGGGCCTACGGCGCCCAGCAAGACAAAGTAGACGCGCGAATGATGGACGAAGCGGCTCGGGAGATCATTGGCCAGGAGCTGCGCCCGGCCAAAAGTCCCATGCCTTGGTGGCCCTGGGCGCTATTGGCCCTGGCAGGAGCCGGTGCCATGGCCGCCTATCCCTGGATGCAGCAAGGCCAGCACAGTGGGCCGGCCCCAAGCGCACCGGTTGCGGCGCCCGCTACCAAGGCCAGCGCTGATGTGGCTGCCGTTGCCGATATTGTGCCGGCGGCCCGAGACCGTATTTCCCTGGCCGCCTTTGACGCGCTTTTTGCCGCCTGGGGCATGCAGGCCCCGGACGGCGAGCCCTGCACCCAGGCCCAGCGCCTTGGCTTTCGTTGCCTGCGCCAGGAAGGCCCCTGGCGGGAATTGGTAGCCCTTGGCCGCCCGGCGGTGCTGGAGCTGCTGGATGACAGCGGCGAGCGCTTTTTTGCCGCTCTTACCAAGGCCGGCAAGGATTACCAACTGGTGCTCAGCAACAAAACGGTGTCGGTGACCAGCCATTGGCTAGACCTGCATTATCGCGGCAACGCCATTTTGCTGTGGCGCCCACCGCCGCAATTTGACAACGCCTTGGTGCCCGGTAATCAGGGCGATCTGGTGGCTTGGCTCGACGGCGCCTTAAGCCAGGTGCTGCACGACCAGCCCCAAAATACCCAGCGTTATGACGACGCCATGCAAAACCGGGTGCGCAGCTTCCAGCGCCAGTCGGGCCTCAAGGCCGATGGCCTGGCTGGCGAGAACACCCTGGTACGCCTTAACCGCGCCCTAGGGGCGCCCGGACCCGTGTTATGA